Part of the Paenibacillus terrae HPL-003 genome is shown below.
ATAGTCAGGATGCTCGGACATTTCGCTTAAGTATTCTACATAAGCGATTTTATCGTTTTGATCAATAACGAAAATAGCGCGATGATCCAGATGGAATTCCTTAATGAACACGCCGTAGGCTTCACCAAAGGAATGGTCTTTGTAATCGGATAGTGTCAATACACGGTCAATGCCCGCAGCGCCGCACCAACGAGCTTGGGCGAACGGCAGATCCACGCTGACAGTTAGTATCACGACTTGATCCCCAAGAGAATCCGCTTCTTGATTAAAACGACGGGTTTGTGCGTCACACACGCCTGTATCAAGAGAAGGAACAACGCTGATTAGCTTGACTTTACCTGCAAAGTCTTGAAGTGTAGCAGCTTCCAGCAGATTTTTTTGCAATTTAAAA
Proteins encoded:
- the tpx gene encoding thiol peroxidase — encoded protein: MAQERKEVATFKGNPLTLVGPELKVGDQAPDFKLQKNLLEAATLQDFAGKVKLISVVPSLDTGVCDAQTRRFNQEADSLGDQVVILTVSVDLPFAQARWCGAAGIDRVLTLSDYKDHSFGEAYGVFIKEFHLDHRAIFVIDQNDKIAYVEYLSEMSEHPDYEQAIAAVKKLV